CAGACTGCAGTTCAAATAGAGCATGTCCCTGCAGACAGTGCCTAGACCCTACTGCAAAGCTAATTCTTATAAACCCATAGAAACCAGAGCCAGATTCCTGAAGTGAGAAAAATTGTGAATAAAGACATTCTAATAGGTAGGGCAAAAGCCATGCATGCAAGTAAAGCAAATTAAAGAATTCATCACTTCTTCCCATCTGCAAAGCAGATCTTCAGTCATTccaaggaaagcagggctccaccATGTGTAATGGTTACTTGGAAAAACAAATACTGTAACTCCCAATGCTCCAGTTCCTCCTTCTTCCGGTAAGGTTTTTACTGCTGAGCACAACATTTTGTGGTGTGGAGTATCTCtctggtcagctggggtcagatGTCCCCTCCCAAACTCGCGCACCCCAAGGCTACTCAAAGAGAAGGCCTCAGTACTGTGTAAGCACAGCTCAGTCTTATCTTAAATGGGGGTTGTGTGTGCGTTATCAACATTGTTTTCATCACTAATCCAAAACATAACACCACACAAACTACTCTAAAGAAAATTAACCCTATCCAAGCCAAAACCAGTAGAGAGGGCATCCAAACATTGTGGCTGCATGAGATCACCATAATCTATTTAGTGTTAAtagaaatagtaaaaaaattTCCGTGTACAGATCAACAACTCTCTGGGCAAACCAGTCTAGGCAAGGTGTCAGCAATATTTATTCTCTGCAGAATTAAGAAGGAGTTTCCACACACACATTGCTGGCGACATTCACCCTCACCCAGAAGGTCATCCTCCTTGTTCTTAATAAACTAAAATATAAGCCAGCTTTGTGCATGGCCCAACTTGGAAAGTTTCAGAAATAACTTTTTCCTCTGGTGTCCTAAAGGAGGCACTTTCCCAAAGAGCCTCCTTGCCTTCTATTTACAGAGAGCCTTCTCTAGCACAGTGACTGTAATGAAGTCCCAGGTTACTTTCTCATGAGCTCTAATCACAGATGGTGCAAAGCTATTTCTCAGTGTGAGGGTGATGTGCAAATGAGATGTGTTAATGAGGCCACAGGGACTCTATTTGAACCCAAGACATGGATAAATTAGGAAAGCATAAGAAAAATGCCTCATGCTGTTGTCCAATCAGATTATGAGTTAGGTCTGGTGGAGCAGAATATACCTCACTGAAAGCTCAAAGTATCATAATGCAAATGAAATGCAAAGGGTATTGTCAAATTCCTTATCAACACGTTTAATTAGTGACCTTGTTAAACACTTTCCACATGGCTACGTTTTGCAAAACAAATTATTCCCCTGTGGGTGATTTCAGATGTTTTAACTTCCCTGAAAACTTGTGCAAAGCAATTTCTCCAGTATGATGAAAGGCTCTGTTTCACCAGTAAACTTATGTCTGTTCCATTTGTCACCAGTGAGGACCATTTGCAATGTCACCTTCACACTTTGTACAAAACTGACAGCAAGTTTCAGAGTCCTGAACTGCTGCCTGTATCCTGCCTTAGTGCCTGATGTTTTGGTGTAGTGCCTCATGCATGGTGGTGCCACCTGCATCAAAATCTCATGGTCTCTCCGATACCAGAGGGAGGAGGATGGGAAAAGAAGAGCGCCCACTGTCCAAGCAGGACCCTTCTGAAACCTCACAAAGGAAAGCATCACTCCAAAATGGAGTATTTCAAACTCCtagataaaaaaatacattaatgtAGTGTCCAAACAGAAAAACTGAGCTGTCAAAATGTGTAAATATTGAAAAGTGTGTGGATTTTCTTAAATCATTAACTCATTCAGGCAGTGCACACTGTGCAGTCTCTGTCCTCTACAATGCATTAATATCCATTCAACAGGGGACAAAATACTGGATACAGTCAAACATAAGACACAGTGTTCTACAAAATTCTTCTACTTCTGCAGATTTTCTGGTCATCTTTCAACACTTTCTCTCATAAGATTTTCACAAAGAACATAATGAAATATGGGCTAGATGAGAAGACAGTGAAGTGGATTGAAAACTGGCCAGGTCCAGAGGGTGCTGATCATTGTCATGAAGTCTGATTGAAGGCCAGCAACTGGTGATGTACCCTAAGGGTTAATGCTAGGTCCAATCCTgttcaacatcttcattaatAATCTGGATGATAGGGCAGGACATACCCTTTCAACctcaacaattctgtgattttgtgattctgtgaaattcaaTTCCCATAATATTTACTGAGTCTTGCATAATGTTACATGGTCTTGCATAACCAGTTACATTTAATTCCCTACTTTGTAGGTTTTTTAATAAGATCTCTTCACCTTCATGCTGCCACTTTAAATCTTTCTAGCTGCATGGGTAATTGAAAATGTTTCTATGAAATGATTGTGCAACAGCCTTtgtaaaacaaattaatttcttaagAGACTGGATCCACACGTAACTTAGACAATGGGAACTCCACAGCATGCTCCTAGATGTCTCGACTTCTTATTTCCCATAGGTATAGGAAAAGTCAATTTCCTTCAACACTGGGTGCTCATAGCATACAGACTAAAAGCTATCAGTTAGAGAGGGATCACTGAAAACAGAGTGCATCCCATACCCTTTGGACTTCCTCAGTTACAAGAGGAGAAAACAAATCTTTGAGAAAACTTGAGCTTGTCTTTTGCTATTGTTGTTTTACTGAAAGTAGCCCagagaaataaaagtatttagtaaaaaataatcaaatagtTGTCTTCAATCAGTATTTAAGCCCACCATGGAAATAATGAGGCACAATATGACTTGGGTCTAAGTCACCAAAAGAGCTCCCCTATACATGAGGGTAAAGGAATTAAtacagcaaacaaaaataatggTGTTGGGAATACAGACAGTTGGCTTTCTTTATCTCCTGTTGGTATAAACCCCTAAATTGCATACATATGTTTAAGTCAAAATCTACTGGGAATTAAATGTAAtgccataaaagaaaaaataagtccCCATCTTTCATTAATCTGAGCCAGATTACTGAGGGGATCTGCCTGTTATCCACATTGCAGTTTTGCAGCACAatagcaaaacagaaaaatgtctACTTAAAGAATTTATTTATGGTATTATTAAGAGATGCAGGGAGGATTAGCCTATAAAACTGGCTGCCCATATCTGTTTTTAATCTTTTGATAccaatttctgtattttcttccttccaggGGGATACCTATTGGAAAAAAAGATCAGTGGTCTGCGCTGCATCCTATGTTCCTTTTAAGTGGTCAGACTACTGTGGAAAAGAGtatttctttctgcttctgtttctaAATTTGCTCTTTGTCCAAAACAAGTTATCAGGAAAAGAGGTGGAAGAAATGGGTCCAGTTCTtcccagaaaaatgaaaataattttttgcccCTTGAATCTATTCACTAGCGTATTCCTTTATAATTACTGCAGCTGGACCACAGTCTATTACAGGAGATAAACCTCAACCTGTCTCCACACCCTTTTAGTCAGTGGGATTATAATGATAGAAAACAAGCCTATATGTAGGGACAGAAAagaatattatttattataCCAATTTTACAACTGATTTCCATCAGATACCTTCATTGCTGGTACTTTGTGATGCACAGCAGGTGAGTTTAGCAGCATAAATAATTTGGTAAGTGGGTGTTTGGCAACTGATTTTTGACCCTTAAGATGAGCATCTGGGTGAGTAGCTCATCAACTGAAATCTCAAGAAAGCTGAGGTATACCACCTTGCATAACATTTctcctgtggaaaaaaattcagtattCTAAGACACACAGAAATCCTGTGTAGTATTTATAGACTGAATTCATTTGAGGGGTTTCTTTTTCTATGCATGTTTTTCTTCTACCACTTTAAATTTACTATTATTATGATGCATACAAAATACAAGAACCATATTTTACAAAATTCTCCAGATACAAATTAAAATGTATACTATCATTTGGCTTAGTTAATTTAAGAGGTAATTAAGTTTTCAACTTAACTCTTTCAACTTTCAACTGCTTTGTTTTAAGTATTATTTGCAATTCGTTTTATAATAGCTTCCAGTTACTAAATTTCAGGTACCGTTTTAGAAGAATAATTAATTGTAGTTGGTCCCTATTTAAGCCAAGAGAAAATTTTCCTCTGAATTGCTGCATTTCATTTAGTAAAAAAATTCATGCACTTGACTTCCCTTATCTTGTATTCTTGTGTTAGGATTTGGAATATTTTGGAAATTTATGAAAATTAAATCTGCTGGATGGAACTGcacttccaaaagaaaaatctaaTAAAGGATTGATTATGATTTCTCCAAATATCTCAAAGGATTTGACTGATTGCTCTGAGTTTGGAAACAGATCCTGTCCTGAGAACTGTAGGTCAGCGGGAGTACAAGGGGTAATATATCTACTCATAACAGCAGTCTTCATTTTCACCATCTTTGGGAATCTGGCCATAATAATTTCCATCTCATATTTCAAGCAGCTTCATTCTCCAACAAATTTCCTCATCTTATCTATGGCTGTCACAGATTTCCTGCTGGGCTTTGCCATTATGCCCTACAGCATGGTGCGGTCTGAGGAGAACTGCTGGGATTTGAGGATTATATTCTGCAGGGTTCATTACAGTTTTGACCTGAGGCTCAGTTTAGCTTCCATTTTGCATCTTTGTTGCATTGCTGTGGATTGGTTTTACGCAATGTGCCACCCTCTGCATGACTCCAGCACCATGACTCCCATGGCCTTAAGGCAAATCGTAGCCATGTGCTGGCCAGTGCCCGCTGCTTTTGCTTTTGGTGTGGTTTTCTCAGAAGCTCACGCTTCTGGATTTGAGTGCTCTGAAATGTTGATTAAATGCTCGGGCTTGTGCCTGATTGTGTTCAACTAACTGTGGGGGGCTTTTTTGTTTACAGCTGGTTTATTTGCTCCTGCTTGCATTATGATAGGGATTTATGTTAAAATTTTTACAGTCTCTCAAAGGCACACATCGGAGTTGAGCCTGGAACACAGGCTCtcaaaaaataataagaaatatGAGCTTTCTAAGAATAAAGACGGGAAAGATGTTAAGACTTTGAGTATTGTTATGCTGGGTTTCTTAATATGTTGGTTTCTCTGGTTTTTTGCAATCTTAATTGatccatttttttattttttctactcCTTTACATCTGTTTGATTCTCTAAACTGGCTTGGGTATCTAAATTTTTTCTGCAATCCATTACTATATGGATTTTTCTATCAGTGGTTTCAGAAAAACACTTAAATATATATTAAGAGGCAAAATATTTAATCCACATTTTCCTACAATAAAAATTTTATCTGAAGATCAGTCACAGTAATAGATTCTACTAGTGAGAGTAGCTccagaaatgaagaagaaacagTGAATTACTGAATAGTCATGTTTCAGTATGAGTGCAATATGGATTTTATGACTCAGTCCTGTAGAATTATCTCATCTAATAATTCTTTAATAAATTAGACTCATATGATCTTTATTTATCACTTGTTTTCACTCTTGATGCCTTGATAGTGTTTCAGAAACGTAAGTCCTTCTAGAATCTCTTAATGCattagtttgtttttctttttaatttcagaaatatttacatACAGCCCATAAACTCAATATTTCACCTAATCTTGTAGTTATACAGCTAATCTTTCTTAGGGTTCACTCTTAATAACCCTAAACTGAACATATCCCAGGCTCACATAGTGAGCCTTTATGAAGGCAGCAGTAGCAGACGTATAgtctcctgctgttcccaagcAAATCGAATGGGAGAGTTATTTTGGCTTGAAGTCGATCTTTTCCCCTGAAAACCCTGAATCAGGTTTTCACCCTTTATCCTCCATGTGCTTCATACTTGGGAAGGAGTACTCAGGAACCAGAGCATGGCTCACACTCAGCCCTGTGCTTGTCTGGTCTTTGTTTAGATGTCAGGCTCCAGATGTTATAAAATATGCTTGCTGAGAGCTCACAACACCTTCACACTGAACTGGGACCTCTAATTTAGCTCCTTGTCATGCTGAGCTCCCTCTGAAGTCAGAAAGAAAGGGGCACTGTCAACATTCACATCAGTTACACGTTTAAAATAAGCTTAATTGAGTTTCCTTTACTCAATGCAGCCACGACGACATTTTTATTGCAAGTTGTACCTCTAACTTACCTTTTTCTCTATGCATACAGTGTATACTCTACTCTTATTAAAGAGTACCAAAAAGCCATCCATGTTTATCCACTTGTTGGCTTGTCACATCTGCTCTGCCATGCCATGCCAGTGATGGctgcttgttttgtttgctgAAAACTTTTTAATGGATCTATGATAACACAAACACATGCTATTTTGGATCTGGAGAGTTCCAGTTTCATGCCAACCTTGAAACACTTAAGACAGGAAGGATCTGAAAGGTCACAGACTTGTCTGAAGTGTTATGTAAGGCTCTCACCTTTCCCAATAGGAACATAACCCCCAAGGTCTTTAAGTTGACACAAATACTTTCTTTGTGCACAGTTGTCACTAGCTGAACAGCCAGACCAGggaacagagcagggctggatgtAATAAAGTCTTTAGGCAGCTGGAAGGTGGATGATATGTTGTCCCATACCATTGCTCCATGCATGCCCAGGAGGACCTCTGGATTAAACATGAGGGCAGCTGGAGCCATGCTCAGGGAGAGCAAGAAAACTGAGAAGCAGGTTGTTTGCAGCCAGTGACTCAGCCCTGGAGAGCTCGATCTCCAACACAGCCTAGCCCTGACTTTCAGAGCCTGTGCTGTTGCCTCAGGTTTGTCTAAACTCTTCTTAATCTGTTTTTGCTCCTGCAGTGCATTCCTGGAGGCCAGCTCTCTGGAGAAGCAGAGGGCAACCTTTGCATAAAACACCTTTCACACAACACTATAGGGGCCAGGGTACCATCTGAGATATCACCAGGAACTTTCTGGTTCCCCTCTTGGAGCTGAGCCATGTGAAATACACAGTGTTTGGAGGCAATACATAGAGCCTGCAGTGTGTCAGCTATGGCAGGGAGAGGTGAGCTCTCTGCAGCAGAGATGGTATTGcagccagctgtgccaggtATTGTTTGCAAGGAGCTCAACCTGGCTTCTTCAGAGAAATTTACATGCCAATAGACTTGTCTTTGTGTTAAAACTGCTCCATGATGGGTTTTTATTGAAAGTTAACAAATTATATATGGTCCCTGATATCCTCCCAGCAGTGAGACCATGAGTCAAATGATGGATCACaaaaatttatatataataCTAATCTCGGACACAACTACAGGTCCTTTTTAAGTGTCTTCATGTTTGCTGCCATCAGTATTTTCCACTGTAAAACTATTTTGCAGAGTTTAAATCCATTCTGTTAGTTGCACAAGAATGTGCTGCATTAATGTTATGTGTCTAAGTCTCTAAATACACAGGTATTTCTGAAAGCTCTTCTAAGTATTAAATGTCTAGCCGGTGACACACAGTGTAATTGGAGACATTTAAGTAATGATTAAATTACTTCATTAACATACAGCATAAATAATTTAGAATCAACCCAATACATTCATCACCTACAATGCCAACTTTTGTCTCAGACAGCACATCTTCAGGGAACAATAGTGACCTGTCTGTGAGGTTTCAGTGTGTCATGTCCTTCTGTGTGTTTAATGTGTGCCCTTGGATGTTAAATGAGTATCTACTTAGCTAGTTTTGCTAAACAACTTGTAACCTGTCAGTAGGTCTTTAGTAGTTCTTCTGGCCAAGGGCTCTTTCAGATCTGTCAAATCAGTGTAATTCGGCTCCTGAGTGACTTTGTGGCATGCCATGCTGTTCTCCCTGCTGTTAAACTTGATGATGGTGCTAAACTTGCTGCTAAAAAATACTCCACTGCTTGGCACAAAACCTAGCACACCAGaataaaagggattttttttctgtgaaccACACCTTCTGGTACACTGGAGAACCTGagtgtttgtgttgttttttttggtttttggggttttttgttggtgtggttggggtttttttcttgaaacaCATACACATACAGTAATGTATTTTTCCACACTACACTGTTTTAGCATTAATTCTGGTCTATATCAAATGTAGATGGTGTTCTTATTCCTCAGGGAAACAGCCAGAAGGGTTAGGATGTCTTGATTCCAGCAAGAGCTGATGTTGCCATCAGAGGAAGGGCAATTCTGGCTTCAGGAGGAAGTTCAAGCTGCCACATCCAGGCGAGGGCAACAGTCTGAGAGCAGTTCCATGgtccttttcctttctggtACATCCCAGTTTGAACATGCAGAACAGCTAGATGTGGTTAAAAGCATCCCAACCAGGAAATCTGCACTCAGCCTTCCTCTTGCAATGGCTCAAACAGCAACATTCAGAGTTTTCTTCAAAGCCAGTGATTTTTTATTCGAAAAAGTGCTATATTTTTATTCTCAAATGATTTGCAGCTCAGGAACTTGCAGGTATATCTGCAGTGCCTGCTTGTGGTCAGAAGAGTAAaattctgttcttttctttttaatctttttttgtcACAGCCTAAATATTGAGGAAGGATTTCCTACCCTCTTGTGGAATCCACAGGCAAAAGCAGCTTTAACAAAAAGGGTCAGCAACACCTTATAACAAAacaagggtaaaaaaaaaaaggttatatCCCTGGTTTGCAAAAACATCATCTGAAAACTGAGAAATAGATTGGTTTACTTTTGCAAgctctgtgtttatttttattttacacctTAATACTTCAGAGCACTTAACAAATATTTAGCATAAAGCTCCAAAATTAATTAcacaatatttaaattaaaaattttggtTTACAGGCATTAATTTTTCTACTCAAAACTAAAATATGCCAAAGAAGTCAGAAAAGTTCAGGTAAATCAGTACTTAATAGCATCCATTTTTCAGTTACAatgtttttaacaaaaaaaccctacaacaTTTTAATCAGCTTTAGTGAAAATTAGGCAAATGAAAGTAACTGCTCCAAGAAGTTCCTGACAAAAAGGCATATATAGCTATAAAAGTAATACATTACagtaatttatttattcttctgtTTACATAGCCTAATCAAATTATCTTCCTTCTGGATCAGTTGCGTGTCAGCCTTCATGGCTGCAGCAGCAACAGAGCATTTATGAGATATTACAGGGAACACTGACATAAAAAAAAGATGTGCAGTTTCTCAAAAGACAGCCATGAATCTTTTTTATCTGTATGTAAACCAAGAACATTCCAGTGTTCCCTGTAAGAAAGGAGGAATGTtctcacttttatttttaattactcaTTTCTACCAAAATGaaggatggagaaaaaaaaggactccaAGCTGCTTTGGGTTTTATTTAATAAGAGAAAGGATAgttaaacacacacaaaaaaagcaatCTGTTAGTGCTTTGGGGTGCAGGCTAGACCAAAATGgagaagaagagaaagggaGCCTTTTGAAGCAtgagaggaaataaaaacaggCAAATAGGTTTTTTTACTCTGCTTTAGCACAGCTTTCTCTTGCTCTGTGCCAGCATGCAGAGGCTGCCACTGCAGCAGGTTGCAGGTGACACCAGTTGGGAGGGAGGCAGCTGGCCTCAGCCACCAGCCCCCATCAGGACTGCCCCCCATCCCGCACTTGGGATACTACCCTCAGACACTTTAGTTTCAGAGCCTGTGCATGACTGAAGTGTACTGACACTGCAGGTACCCAACACCAGCAGAGCCAAGAGCCAGGTTTTGTCCACTCTTCCTTCAGATCAGATGTTGATTGACAGAACTGTCACAGCACGTGTGACTGTCATATTTGTCTGTAGACCTGATGTAACACTGTAATCATGATGGTTTAAAAGATCGTCTGAAGGCATAGAGATATGTTCTAAATAAATCAGGAGAGGCAAGATTTGACTCAAAGAAGGGATTGTGTACTAAAGGACCTATTTTTCGCAAGAAAACTTTCCCCAACAGATCTTTTTCTTCAATGTGTAAGTAATTGTTTTATCTGGTTTTCTTCCCAAGGACTGACTGTGTTGCAATACTTTGTTGAATATCTCACTCAAGTTGCCAAATCATTACTTCATCCAGCCTCTGGACCTCACACCTGGTGTAGTATTGGTCTGACTTTGTTAAGATTTCAGGGCCCAGAAATGCAAAGCGTGGGTTTAgtccctgtgctgtgtgcaTGTAGAGATGGGGAACCATCCTGTCCAAAATGGTGGGAAATATGTCTGTGGGTGCTTCCATCCATCCTCTCCAGAAATCCACTCTCCCACCAAGTTTCTGGCCTGCTCCATTGTCAAAACTGACATTTTCTCAGTGTTATACTATGGCCCACAGCACAGCTTGCTCCATAAAATCCAGCTGGTACCTTGGGGCTTCCTACTGCAAACCCTGCACATCTTGTGATGCAGTTGTGTGTAGCACCTCACCTTCCTGCTGGATTTCTCTCTCTAGACTGTAATTATATCAACTTTCACCCATTGCATTAGATCACCAAAACTGGCATCCCCATGAAAGAATTTTCTTAGCCTGTCAATTTTATTCTTGCTCACCTTTAGCTTGGTTTTTCTCAGGGTTAAACACTAACTGGTTTGTTTAgatttggtttggcttttt
This Aphelocoma coerulescens isolate FSJ_1873_10779 chromosome 3, UR_Acoe_1.0, whole genome shotgun sequence DNA region includes the following protein-coding sequences:
- the LOC138107288 gene encoding LOW QUALITY PROTEIN: trace amine-associated receptor 2-like (The sequence of the model RefSeq protein was modified relative to this genomic sequence to represent the inferred CDS: deleted 2 bases in 2 codons; substituted 1 base at 1 genomic stop codon), whose product is MISPNISKDLTDCSEFGNRSCPENCRSAGVQGVIYLLITAVFIFTIFGNLAIIISISYFKQLHSPTNFLILSMAVTDFLLGFAIMPYSMVRSEENCWDLRIIFCRVHYSFDLRLSLASILHLCCIAVDWFYAMCHPLHDSSTMTPMALRQIVAMCWPVPAAFAFGVVFSEAHASGFECSEMLIKCSGLCLIVFNXLWGAFLFTAGLFAPACIMIGIYVKIFTVSQRHTSELSLEHRLSKNNKKYELSKNKDGKDVKTLSIVMLGFLICWFLWFFAILIDPFFYFSTPLHLFDSLNWLGYLNFFCNPLLYGFFYQWFRKTLKYILRGKIFNPHFPTIKILSEDQSQ